One genomic region from Prochlorococcus marinus CUG1433 encodes:
- a CDS encoding SDR family NAD(P)-dependent oxidoreductase yields the protein MKGLALVVGAGGIGTQLAKDLNESEKDLDVVLCGRKSEFNPFWELDIEDPQSLLQLKNKISNHHSKLRLVVNATGRLHSDSLQPEKRLQHLDKKNMIDSFSINAFSPILLAKAIEEFIPKDFDFNFASISARVGSIGDNQTGGWYSYRAAKSAQNQFFKSLSIEWARRFPKATITLLHPGTVDTDLSRPFHKFVPEHKLFSKEKSSQFLINIIKNQTPESSGKFIAWDSSEIPW from the coding sequence ATGAAAGGCTTAGCCTTGGTTGTAGGTGCAGGTGGAATTGGAACACAACTAGCTAAAGATCTGAATGAAAGTGAAAAAGATTTAGATGTTGTTTTGTGTGGAAGAAAAAGTGAATTTAATCCTTTTTGGGAATTAGATATAGAGGATCCTCAATCCCTTTTGCAGTTGAAAAATAAAATATCAAATCATCATTCAAAATTAAGGCTAGTTGTTAATGCTACAGGTAGACTTCATAGTGATTCTCTTCAACCAGAAAAAAGGTTACAACATCTTGATAAAAAAAATATGATCGACAGTTTTTCAATAAATGCCTTTTCTCCTATTTTATTAGCTAAAGCGATTGAAGAATTTATCCCAAAAGATTTTGATTTTAATTTTGCAAGTATAAGTGCAAGAGTGGGAAGCATAGGAGATAATCAAACTGGAGGTTGGTATTCATATAGAGCTGCAAAATCTGCCCAAAATCAGTTTTTTAAATCTTTAAGTATTGAGTGGGCTAGACGTTTTCCAAAGGCTACTATTACACTGCTTCATCCAGGAACAGTAGATACTGATTTATCAAGACCTTTTCATAAATTTGTTCCAGAACATAAATTATTTAGTAAAGAAAAATCATCCCAATTTTTGATCAATATTATTAAAAATCAAACTCCAGAATCTTCTGGAAAATTTATTGCATGGGATAGCTCAGAAATACCCTGGTAA
- a CDS encoding UDP-N-acetylmuramoyl-L-alanyl-D-glutamate--2,6-diaminopimelate ligase, which yields MRSIKLHKLLDLVGIIPSLDLIDHEINNISFNSKEVKKGTLFLGMPGLNVDGGKYCNEAIENGAEAAIIGPAAKEKIGSIYRERILVIEDNLDYIFGQIVAEFWNRPSRKLKLIGVTGTNGKTTITFLLEYLLKKLGKKTALFGTLVNRWPGFSEVALHTTDFADKLQKKLNSAVEAESEFAILEVSSHSIAQNRISGCEFEAAIFTNLTQDHLDYHSDMESYFQTKRKLFFPPYLKEKDGICVLNHDDHWISKLSSDLEKRSLLVSTKITESEFENDDFFFVTDKKFTESGSTCIFHTPREKIQLFVPLVGEFNLMNAIQAITILYKLNFSLKDLSKLIQSFPGAPGRMEKIQIDNDDVSRSLPTVIVDYAHTPDGLRKVLESIKKLCEGKLITVFGCGGDRDRSKRPLMGSIAEEFSDQLFITSDNPRSEEPQKIVNDILMGIKKREKIRIEIDRFKAINESIKFAKKKDIVLIAGKGHEDYQILNDKVINFDDRKIVYKLLKEKNKSQ from the coding sequence ATGAGATCTATAAAATTACATAAACTTTTAGATTTGGTTGGAATTATTCCTTCATTAGATTTAATCGATCATGAAATCAATAATATTTCTTTTAACTCTAAAGAAGTAAAAAAAGGAACTTTATTTTTAGGTATGCCTGGTTTGAATGTTGATGGAGGAAAATATTGTAATGAGGCAATTGAAAATGGTGCAGAGGCTGCCATTATTGGGCCTGCTGCAAAAGAGAAAATTGGATCTATTTATCGAGAAAGGATTTTGGTTATAGAGGATAATTTAGATTATATTTTTGGTCAAATAGTCGCTGAGTTTTGGAACAGGCCTTCAAGAAAACTTAAACTTATTGGTGTTACAGGTACAAATGGAAAAACGACAATTACTTTTTTATTGGAATATCTTTTAAAAAAATTAGGGAAAAAGACTGCATTATTTGGGACCTTGGTCAATAGATGGCCTGGCTTTTCAGAAGTGGCTCTTCATACAACTGATTTCGCCGATAAACTACAAAAGAAATTAAATTCTGCTGTTGAGGCAGAATCTGAATTCGCGATATTAGAGGTAAGTTCTCATTCTATTGCTCAAAACAGGATATCAGGATGCGAATTTGAGGCGGCTATTTTTACTAATTTAACCCAAGATCATCTTGATTATCACTCAGATATGGAATCATATTTTCAAACAAAAAGAAAATTATTTTTCCCACCTTACTTAAAAGAAAAAGATGGGATTTGTGTATTAAATCATGATGACCATTGGATATCTAAATTATCATCTGATCTTGAAAAAAGATCTTTATTAGTCTCTACAAAGATTACTGAAAGTGAATTTGAAAATGATGATTTTTTTTTCGTAACAGATAAAAAATTTACTGAAAGTGGCTCAACCTGTATTTTTCATACACCTAGGGAAAAAATTCAACTTTTTGTTCCACTTGTCGGTGAATTTAATTTAATGAATGCGATTCAAGCAATAACAATTTTGTATAAACTTAATTTTTCTTTAAAAGATCTATCAAAGTTAATACAATCTTTCCCTGGTGCTCCTGGGAGAATGGAGAAAATACAAATTGATAATGATGACGTTTCAAGATCTCTTCCAACAGTAATTGTTGATTATGCCCACACTCCTGATGGATTAAGAAAAGTTTTGGAATCAATTAAAAAACTTTGTGAAGGGAAACTCATAACTGTTTTTGGCTGCGGCGGAGATCGTGATCGTAGTAAAAGGCCTTTAATGGGATCAATAGCTGAAGAGTTTTCTGATCAACTTTTTATAACTTCAGATAATCCAAGATCAGAAGAACCCCAAAAGATAGTAAATGATATTTTGATGGGTATAAAAAAAAGAGAAAAAATAAGAATTGAAATTGATAGATTTAAAGCAATAAATGAATCTATTAAATTTGCCAAAAAAAAAGATATTGTTTTAATTGCAGGAAAAGGACATGAAGACTACCAAATTCTCAATGATAAAGTTATTAATTTTGATGATAGAAAAATAGTTTATAAATTATTAAAAGAAAAAAATAAATCTCAATAA